NNNNNNNNNNNNNNNNNNNNNNNNNNNNNNNNNNNNNNNNNNNNNNNNNNNNNNNNNNNNNNNNNNNNNNNNNNNNNNNNNNNNNNNNNNNNNNNNNNNNNNNNNNNNNNNNNNNNNNNNNNNNNNNNNNNNNNNNNNNNNNNNNNNNNNNNNNNNNNNNNNNNNNNNNNNNNNNNNNNNNNNNNNNNNNNNNNNNNNNNNNNNNNNNNNNNNNNNNNNNNNNNNNNNNNNNNNNNNNNNNNNNNNNNNNNNNNNNNNNNNNNNNNNNNNNNNNNNNNNNNNNNNNNNNNNNNNNNNNNNNNNNNNNAAATCAAGNNNNNNNNNNNNNNNNNNNNNNNNNNNNNNNNNNNNNNNNNNNNNNNNNNNNNNNNNNNNNNNNNNNNNNNNNNNNNNNACATTTTCCTTTTGATAAGAATTATAAAGGCCAGGTTTGCAAACAAGAAGAAAGTTAATCTCCCACTTCAGCCTGTGATCACGCCACTGACAATGATTACCTGATACATTACTTATTATGCTTATTTCCTTggaaggacatatatatatattctttcaattTTTGAGCGCTTTATTACACCGTCTTTCTGATGCtacagagaataagaaaaatttcTCCGATAATTTTTACGTTTTCTGTGAATAAGGAaacgcttttattttctttggatATTCTATTAGGGAATACTATTATATACCAGTAGGTTTCTCGTTAATACAAAAATACAGGTTAAGGTTCcattctttttatattgtttttgattGATACTACATGTACTAAGTAACTATGATAGTCATGTAAAGCGAAAAAGACCCGGCAATCTCTTGCTTAATTTTTNNNNNNNNNNNNNNNNNNNNNNNNNNNNNNNNNNNNNNNNNNGATATTGGCCCTAGTAAACCTTTCATTTGGNNNNNNNNNNNNNNNNNNNNNNNNNNNNNNNNNNNNNNNNNNNNNNNNNNNNNNNNNNNNNNNNNNNNNNNNNNNNNNNNNNNNNNNNNNNNNNNNNNNNNNNNNNNNNNNNNNNNNNNNNNNNNAACATCCAGAAGACATTCGAAAAGTAGATATGCATTTCTACAGATtatgagaaaatgataagaaataagttaaatataattttcaagtttttGATCTTTCAGTTTATTCTTCAAATCATCACAGAATCCCATAAAGTTTGATGCTCCAGTGCAGCATAGCTTGCTGGATTGTTTCTGTAGCTTTTTAACCAACATCAGCGCTGCTCAATTCCCTAAAATTCGCACAGCTGTCTTCCTTTCCATTCATTTCGTAAATATGTTTGCCATCTTACTACCGGCAAAAATACGCCAGTGGAGGTCGATATGGAGGCCTCATAACCTCAAGAGAATATTACTGTCTTTAGGTATCCCGGGGTAATGGAGATTGCCAAAAGGTATGCTGATTAAACATGTGGGTTAATTTTCACCGATTATGAATAGCATTTGGGTAAAACCAGTTATGAAAGAAATATTTGATTATCTTTAATGGAATATCAAGTTCGTTAAGAACTTTCTTCACAAAACAAGACTGTTGTTACTTCTGCACATGGTAAACTAATCTAAACACGTTTTATCAACGCTGATGTCGAAGACAAGACCTTTCATTGTTAGTTTCACGTGCTAGTACATCAAAATAATAGCAATTGCCTTATAGAATCGCGTGATGATTAgacataagtttatatatgtgtcttcTTGTTTCCTTTGATCTGCAAGAGCATTCCCAGGGTCAAAGCATCAAGAGGAGGTAGGCCTTTATCTAGAAGTTCCGCGTTTTCAGGATGCAGTGTGGAGCAAAAGACCTGACTCGCGGACGACGTGGGACTGCCCCCTTCATCGACAAAAGACACCTTACCTTAAAAAAGAGTATTTTGAGAAATGTGTTTTTGAAGATATCTTTAAACCTGTTACATTTAAGTTCGATTttcatttcatatgtatattcttatacgCCGATGTTTATGTCAGATTcagcaatagttttttttatattgtttaaacaTAATTTTTCCCTAAATAGATGATAATTTCAAATTCCATCAGTAGTGCTAATAGCAAACTTTTTGCAGTCTTTTTGGCATTCAAGGCTGTACCAAAATACNNNNNNNNNNNNNNNNNNNNNNNNNNNNNNNNNNNNNNNNNNNNNNNNNNNNNNNNNNNNNNNNNNNNNNNNNNNNNNNNNNNNNNNNNNNNNNCGTAAATCTTCAGCAAAACGGAACAATTTTTAGACGATTTTTTATATTCTCATTTGTAGTTAGGCAAGACGTTAAATTCAAGTAAAAAATCCGTTTTTTCTCAAGTTGTTATCTGATGACTTTCCAGCATGACGCATCTTCAGTATACTGGCAGTTTATCTCATAATCGGTGCAATTCTGTGAAATACAGGCGATAAGACTTGTGcgtggaaaaatacaaaaacatttgTAGGTTCCCAAGATAGAGTGGTATAAAAGCGGTATCATCAGGACATCTCTTCCACAGTTTGTTGTCATCTCCTTACTGAAGGTTTCTTACTGTATTTGATATCGTGAACGTGAGTTCTAAGCCATGTATTGTGTTGACTTATAGTACAATCTTTAAGCGTAAGATGGTCAGGGTTGGTAAATACTAGATTCCTGGGCCTTAATAATCAACGTATTTCTCTGCTGCCAGATGAAGGCTGTCGCGCTGCTCCTCGTGCTGGCCCTGTGCGTCGCTCTCGGGACGTGCGCTGAGCGGGAGTTCTATCCGTGCCCCGATGAAGTGTCGACCAAGTGCCCTGCCGTCGATGGGGACTTCCCGACCTTCTTCGCGCATCCCAACGACTGCTCCAAAGGCTGCGAGTGTTCCA
This genomic interval from Penaeus monodon isolate SGIC_2016 chromosome 22, NSTDA_Pmon_1, whole genome shotgun sequence contains the following:
- the LOC119587595 gene encoding peritrophin-1-like is translated as MKAVALLLVLALCVALGTCAEREFYPCPDEVSTKCPAVDGDFPTFFAHPNDCSKGCECSRGQAWEIQCQEGLLWDDTVSVCNWASQVDCGTRPLPP